The Chitinibacter bivalviorum genomic interval CGCTAGGGTGAGGCTGAGGGCGGCTAATCAAATAGCCTTGCGCCAGATTAATCCCGATGCGTTGGATGGTTTCCAGTTCCGCTGGGGTTTCGATCCCTTCGGCGATAACACGGGTGCTGGTGTTGAGCGCGATATGTTGAATAGAGCGAACAAACTGACGTTTTTGCGCGTCGTTATTGATGCCATTGATAAAGTATTTATCGATTTTGACAAAATCGGGTTTGAGCTCCGACCACAATCGCAAGCTGGAAAAGCCTTCGCCCAAATCATCCAGTGCAATCTTAAACCCCATTTCCCGATAATGACCGATGGCTTTGCTGAGCAAATCGTAATCGCTAATCGCCTGTGTTTCGGTGAGTTCAATCACGACGCGCTGTGGCGCCAAACCCACTGTTTTCAAAAATTCCAGCGTGGCACCCGGGCGAAAGCTAGGTAAGGTTAAGCTGCTAGGGCAGACATTGAGAAATAATTTACCCGGCAAGCCACTTTCGGCAAAGGCGCGAATCACGACTTTGCGGCAGGCAATATCCAGCTCGGAAAGCAGCCCGCATTGCTCGGCGGTTTGAAATAAATTAATCGGGGAATGTAAAAAATGAGCCGATGGGCCGCGGATCAAGCCTTCAAAGCCGAATGCCTGCCCATCATTGAGTGCGGCAATTGGCTGAAAGAGCGCACTGAGTTGTTGCTCATGAATAATATGAAGCAACTCGGTGGAAAATTGTTCTGGAAGGCTTAATTTGGGCATGCCATTTCATCGATGGAGCGGCGAGCCCTGTAAGGTAACAGTGAAAGATGACGGGTTTGTTACATCGTTACGTGAGCTATTTCACCTCGTTGGCGATGAAAACTGCTAGTGGCTTGATTTTTATCGGCTTTATGAAAACAAAAAAGCCAGCCGATGAAGGCTGGCTTAAGACATTTTTGTTTCAAATTGGTTAAAGCGTGAAGCGCTGGGTGATCGGCATCCGCCAGTCTTTACCAAAAGAGCGCTCGGTAATTCGTGGCCCAACTGGCGCTTGGCGGCGCTTGTATTCATTGATTTTGAGCAGGCGCACGACCTTGTTTACATCGGCTTCACTGTAGCCACGCGCGATGATGTCGGCGATGCTGAGGTTTTCCTCGACATACGCGGCCAAGATTGCGTCGAGCACATCGTATTCGGGCAGACTGTCTTGGTCTTTCTGATCGGGACGCAGCTCGGCCGACGGTGGGCGGGTGATAATGCGCTCAGGGATAGGCGCGCTCTGGCCCTTGGCAATGGCTTGCGCGTTGCGCCAATTCGACAGGCGATACACCATGGTTTTGGCGACGTCTTTGAGTACCGCAAAACCGCCGGCCATATCGCCATACAAGGTTGCATAGCCCGTCGTCATTTCGGACTTGTTACCCGTGGTGAGTACCAGTTTGCCGGTCTTATTGGATAAGGACATCAGCAACATACCCCGGATACGGCTTTGCAGATTTTCCTCGGTGGTGTCCATTTCACGGCCAGCAAATTCATCGGCTAAACCCGCCATCATACTTTCATACATCGGCCAGATTTCGATTTCAGAATATTTGCAGCCGAGGATTTCTATCATTTCGCGCGAGTCATTCACCGAAATATCGGCGGTGTAGCGCGATGGCATCATCACCGCGTGGCAACGATCCGCGCCCAGCGCATCGACAGCAATCGCCAAGGTTAGTGCCGAATCAATCCCGCCCGACAGACCGAGCAAAATGCCGGGGAAACGATTTTTGCCGATGTAATCTTTGACGCCCTGTACCAGTGCGCCATAAATGCTTTCTTCTATGGGGGTATCGGCTGCAACATCAGCTTGCGCAATGTCTCCATCCATATACTCACAATATGCGATTTGATTTTGGTAAGCCGGCAATTGCAATGCCAACTCGCCTGATTTATTCAGCGCAAACGAATGGCCGTCAAACACCAATTCGTCTTGCCCGCCGACCAAGTTGCAATACACCAGCGCCATCTCGTTTTCTTCGACGCGCTGGCGTGCCACTTCGCGGCGGGTTTCTTGTTTGGCTTGGTGGAAAGGCGAGGCGTTCAGTACCAGCAAGAGTTCTGCGCCTTCATCACGCGCGGCTGCCGCTGGCTCGGTATCCCACATGTCTTCGCAAATTGCGATGCCGACTTGGACGCCATTTTGCTCAAACACTAGCGGGGCAAAGCCCGGCGTGAAGTAGCGAACTTCGTCGAAAACGGCATTATTGGGCAGCAATAATTTGTCGTAACGGCCAATGACGTTGCCGTCTCGAATGACGCTGGCTGAATTGAAGACTTCCTCACCCGCGCCATAGGGGTGGCCAACGATCAGCGTAATGCCGTCGAGTTCATCAATAAACCGCGCAATCGCCTGTTTGCATTGTTTTAAAAAGGCGGGGCGCAGTAGCAAGTCTTCGGGCGGATAGCCGGTGAGTGCTAATTCAGGCGTCAGCAGAATATCCGCGCCTGCCGCAATCGCTTCGCGCGCCGCAGCGAAAATCAGCTCGGTATTACCGGCAAGGTCACCAACAATCGGGTTGATCTGGGCGAGGGCGATTTTCATAGCAACAGGTTCACGCGAAGTAAAAACGCTATTTTAACGATTTGCTGCCTGCTCTGTGCGCAAAATCACGTGATTGAGCCGTCTGATCGAGGTTAAGTCACTGTACAATCAGCCCTTTATGCCAAAAGATCCATTGTTTTTGCCATGAGTGAAGCCAAAATCGCGCACTATCAGCTCTTGTCTCGCCTCGGCCAAGGCGCAATGGGCGTGGTTTTTCGGGCTCGCGATGAGCGTTTACAGCGTGATGTGGCGATTAAACTCTTGCAAGTGTCGCTCGATCAGGGCGAGGCCGCCGACTATGCCGCGCGCCTATTGCAAGAGGCACGTTCGGCAGCGAGGCTCAATCACCCCGGTATTATCACGGTCTACGACTGCGGCGAATGGCGAGGAAAGCCATATCTGGCAATGGAGTTGGTGCAGGGCGTGACGCTGAAGGCGCTGCTGGATAAACGCGGCAAGCTGGCGGTGAAAGACGTCATTGGCTTGGCCAAGCAAATGTTTTCCGCACTCGCGCATGCCCATGTGCATGATGTGGTGCATCGCGACATCAAACCCGCCAACTTGATGTTGACACAAAACGGCCGACTCAAAATTACCGACTTTGGCATTGCCCAACTGCCTGCCAGCGATCTGACTCGCACAGGCACGGTGCTCGGCTCGCCGCGCTATATGTCGCCCGAGCAACTAGGCGGGCAAAAAATTGACGGACGGGCAGATCTATATTCGGTCGGCGTCGTGCTATATCAGGCCTTAACGGGGCAAGTGCCATTTGATGGCGAGCACACGATGAGTATTATTTTTAATATTCTGCACGCCGAGCCGACCGACCCACGCCAACTCACCCCAGAAACCCCCGCTTGGCTGGCGGCGGTGATTTTGCGCTGTTTGGCCAAGTCGCGCGAACAGCGCTTTGCCAATGCCGAGCAAGCCTTATTGGCTTTACACAACGCGGCAGAAATCCAAACCGATCCGGTGTCGCCAACCCAAACTAAGCCCGACCTTGATTCCGCAGCAACTCAAGCTGAGCGAGATAAAGTGGCGCCAGATGCAAGGCAAGCAAATTCGCCGCTCATGCGTTGGTTGTTGCAAACGCTAGAGATGCTGCATTGGCTTGTGCTCAATCTATGGTCGATCTTGCTGCTATGCGCGAAGGCAATCAGACCTGTGGTACGTACGCTGGGCGAACAAATTCGCATATGGATGCCAAGACTGGCTGCTGCGACGTGGCGTGGCTGGTGCTGGGCCAAGCCGCATTTGCTGCGGGGCGGGCAAAAGCTCGGTGAGCTGGGGCAGCTGTTGTGGCGTCAGTGGTTGAAATGGCCGCGTCCGGCGCAGTGGGCGAGTGGTGGATTGACGATATTACTGATGGTGGCGGGGGCTTGGTCTTTACGCCCCGCACCAATGATAGAGCCCAGTATGGAGGTGGGACGAGAAGAAGTTGTTGTGATCCCAGAAAACCAAGTCAATCAGGCAGAGCCTGTTTCGGATTTCGTGCCAGTTGAGCCGCAGGTCGCCAAGTCTGAGCATGTAAAAGCTAAAGCAGATCCGCATCCGCGCGAAGCGATTGATCCTACTGTGGATAACGCTCAATCAGCACCAGATAACACTCGCACTGAGCCTGTAGTGCAAACTTCCAAGTCTGAAATTAGCGATTTGGGTAATGCCATTTCGCGCAATTTGAAGGCCACACAAAAACAGTTGCAAGGCTCGGTAGATGGTTTGATGGCCTGTATTGAAGGCGACGCCCAGTGCCAGAAATCCAACCCACCCCAGCAGCCCCAGCATCGCCGCTAGGCTTGGCTGTTTCTTTACAAAAAACAGCGATCACTGTCTATGATGATCTGTACACGCGTCTTTACTAGATTGGGTTGAGACTAGATTAAGACCATTGGGGGTGACAAGCTCTATGAATAAAATAAAACACGTATTGATGTTGTTTGTGGGGGTTGTGGTCGGCTTGTCAGTCTTACAGGCAGGCGGGCTGTATATGTTGCTGGGGCAATTGCAAACCGTGAGCGAGTATGAACATTCGGTCACTGATGTGTTGGTCGAAAATCTCGTCGCCACCAAGTATGACATTGTACAAATCCAGCAATACATTACTGATTCGGCGGCCACTCAAGAACAAGATGGCATAGTAGACGCCAAAAAAGCTTTAGATGATGCCCAGATCAAGCTCGATAAGATTGCCAGCCTATCGAGCAACATGAGCGGCGCTGTAACGGAGTTAAAGGCGGCAAATCAGAAACTGTATGATACTGGCCTGAAAATGGTTGCGGCCTACGGCCAAAGCCGTGAAGCAGGCAATCAGATTATGAAAGCACCCGATGGTTTTGATGCGCAGTCTGATCAAGCGCAGCAAGGCCTAGAGAAACTCAATGGCCAGATTGAAGCTTTACAAGAAAAAACCGTCGGAGATGTGGATGACAAAACCACTGAGTTGCGCTGGGTTACTGCCGTTTTAGTTATTTTGCTCACTGCTTGTGTTGTTGCGGGTGGCGTTTTGATCTATCGAATGATTATGGGCTTGCTCGGTGGAGAACCTTCGGTCGGTAAAAAAGCGGCTGAGCGACTCTCTGAGGGGGATCTGACTTATCAGATACCAGTGCTAGACGGTGACCGCAACAGCCTGATGGCGTATTTATCAAGAATGCGTGCGCGTTGGACCGACGTAATTTC includes:
- a CDS encoding NAD+ synthase — translated: MKIALAQINPIVGDLAGNTELIFAAAREAIAAGADILLTPELALTGYPPEDLLLRPAFLKQCKQAIARFIDELDGITLIVGHPYGAGEEVFNSASVIRDGNVIGRYDKLLLPNNAVFDEVRYFTPGFAPLVFEQNGVQVGIAICEDMWDTEPAAAARDEGAELLLVLNASPFHQAKQETRREVARQRVEENEMALVYCNLVGGQDELVFDGHSFALNKSGELALQLPAYQNQIAYCEYMDGDIAQADVAADTPIEESIYGALVQGVKDYIGKNRFPGILLGLSGGIDSALTLAIAVDALGADRCHAVMMPSRYTADISVNDSREMIEILGCKYSEIEIWPMYESMMAGLADEFAGREMDTTEENLQSRIRGMLLMSLSNKTGKLVLTTGNKSEMTTGYATLYGDMAGGFAVLKDVAKTMVYRLSNWRNAQAIAKGQSAPIPERIITRPPSAELRPDQKDQDSLPEYDVLDAILAAYVEENLSIADIIARGYSEADVNKVVRLLKINEYKRRQAPVGPRITERSFGKDWRMPITQRFTL
- a CDS encoding serine/threonine-protein kinase, whose product is MSEAKIAHYQLLSRLGQGAMGVVFRARDERLQRDVAIKLLQVSLDQGEAADYAARLLQEARSAARLNHPGIITVYDCGEWRGKPYLAMELVQGVTLKALLDKRGKLAVKDVIGLAKQMFSALAHAHVHDVVHRDIKPANLMLTQNGRLKITDFGIAQLPASDLTRTGTVLGSPRYMSPEQLGGQKIDGRADLYSVGVVLYQALTGQVPFDGEHTMSIIFNILHAEPTDPRQLTPETPAWLAAVILRCLAKSREQRFANAEQALLALHNAAEIQTDPVSPTQTKPDLDSAATQAERDKVAPDARQANSPLMRWLLQTLEMLHWLVLNLWSILLLCAKAIRPVVRTLGEQIRIWMPRLAAATWRGWCWAKPHLLRGGQKLGELGQLLWRQWLKWPRPAQWASGGLTILLMVAGAWSLRPAPMIEPSMEVGREEVVVIPENQVNQAEPVSDFVPVEPQVAKSEHVKAKADPHPREAIDPTVDNAQSAPDNTRTEPVVQTSKSEISDLGNAISRNLKATQKQLQGSVDGLMACIEGDAQCQKSNPPQQPQHRR